In the Malaya genurostris strain Urasoe2022 chromosome 1, Malgen_1.1, whole genome shotgun sequence genome, one interval contains:
- the LOC131425306 gene encoding F-actin-monooxygenase Mical-like isoform X4 — MNPAISEHEAASLVAEMFDHFCAATTMRQILGLYRNMCDILGLRPGPLNEFYPKFKAKIRNWKAQALWKKFDARASHRVYNKGTAANGTRVLVIGAGPCGLRTAIEAQLLGAKVVVVEKRDRISRNNVLHLWPFLITDLKALGAKKFYGKFCAGSIDHISIRQLQCILLKVALLLGVEVHEGVSFIREIEPKDGCGWRAAVSPEEHAVSHYEFDVLIGADGKRNTLEGFKRKEFRGKLAIAITANFINKKTEAEAKVEEISGVAFIFNQSFFKELYQTTGIDLENIVYYKDETHYFVMTAKKHSLLDKGVIIQDYADPAELLSSSNVDTTKLLDYAREAANFSTKYQMPNIEFAVNHYGKPDVAMFDFTSMFAADNSCKVTVRKNYRLLSCLVGDSLLEPFWPTGSGCARGFLSSMDAAYAIKLFSNQKNSLLAVLAQRESIYRLLAQTTPENLHRDIGAYTLDPSTRYPNLNKASVNMIQVKHLLDSDDPALLEQTFLDTNSLTAGPEVTITKRKRRTNDTVPLSTVLLRWIKSQLKDNEFVQELTDAAQCFTNGQVLCTLINRYRPDLVNLDELEGCAANESNEHAFSILEDHLGIPRVMSGQDSVTLIGVDSKQWLNYLEQICEVFRGEIPHVKHPKLDYAEFKQKQQINNMEEFAKLRRFAANRAAAINEPVATVGNIGFTGARKPSSYYHSNEEERIKRSRKVLGAESSPMASPQTDTTKRAKKRRSYEKFGNIDVNGNLTLRSDASSTGNSRRFVDPKSDQSIPLTSTAVSKIPLLFKNTKVYTSSEHETASYTNFSSNSTSSRTMTSTPKTPSCYYDSFYQYATLLIALLLIPLVVYFYYTCVVTFQQFVDSYIVELIDLGDYYYD, encoded by the exons ATGAACCCCGCCATCAGCGAACATGAGGCGGCGTCGCTGGTCGCAGAGATGTTCGATCATTTCTGTGCCGCGACCACCATGCGCCAGATACTTGGCCTGTACAGAAACATGTGTGATATCCTCGGATTGCGGCCTGGCCCGCTGAACGAATTTTACCCAAAGTTCAAGGCGAAAATACGCAACTGGAAGGCGCAAGCACTGTGGAAGAAATTTGACGCCCGTGCTTCCCATCGCGTCTACAACAAAGGCACTGCCGCCAACGGCACTCGTGTACTAGTCATCGGCGCAGGACCCTGTGGTCTGCGTACGGCAATTGAAGCACAGCTGCTCGGTGCCAAAGTG GTTGTAGTAGAAAAACGTGATAGAATTAGTAGGAATAACGTACTGCATCTGTGGCCATTTCTAATCACCGATCTCAAAGCGCTCGGAGCAAAGAAATTTTACGGTAAATTCTGTGCCGGTTCCATCGATCACATCTCGATTCGGCAGTTGCAGTGTATTCTGCTGAAGGTAGCGCTGCTGCTAGGCGTGGAAGTGCACGAAGGCGTTTCATTCATTCGCGAGATTGAACCGAAGGACGGCTGCGGTTGGCGTGCAGCCGTCTCACCCGAAGAACATGCCGTATCCCATTATGAATTCGACGTACTGATCGGTGCCGATGGTAAGCGAAATACCTTGGAAGGCTTCAAACGAAAAGAATTCAGGGGGAAACTAGCGATAGCTATCACTGCTAATTTCATCAATAAGAAAACCGAAGCCGAGGCAAAAGTCGAAGAGATAAGCGGTGTTGCGTTTATCTTCAATCAGTCATTCTTCAAAGAACTGTACCAAACAACTGGTATCGATCTGGAGAACATTGTATACTATAAAGACGAAACACACTATTTCGTGATGACAGCGAAAAAGCACAGTCTGCTCGATAAAGGCGTAATCATTCAGGATTACGCCGATCCTGCCGAGTTACTATCTTCGTCGAATGTAGATACCACCAAACTGTTGGATTATGCTAGGGAAGCTGCAAATTTTTCCACCAAATATCAGATGCCTAACATAGAGTTCGCTGTGAACCATTACGGGAAACCGGACGTAGCTATGTTCGACTTTACCTCGATGTTTGCTGCGGACAATTCGTGTAAGGTTACTGTCCGAAAGAACTATCGGTTACTATCCTGCCTGGTTGGAGACAGTCTCTTGGAACCGTTCTGGCCAACTGGATCAGGTTGCGCTCGAGGTTTCTTATCCAGTATGGATGCTGCGTATgcgataaaacttttctccaacCAAAAGAACAGCTTACTGGCAGTGCTAGCGCAACGTGAATCTATCTACCGATTACTCGCACAAACTACCCCGGAAAATCTGCACCGAGATATTGGAGCCTACACGCTTGATCCCAGTACCCGATATCCGAACCTAAACAAGGCATCGGTTAACATGATCCAAGTGAAACATTTACTGGACTCCGACGATCCAGCGTTACTTGAGCAAACGTTTTTGGATACGAATTCGCTTACGGCTGGTCCGGAAGTTACCATCACCAAACGCAAGCGACGCACAAACGACACTGTTCCATTGAGTACGGTGCTATTGCGGTGGATAAAATCCCAGCTCAAGGATAATGAATTCGTTCAAGAACTAACCGATGCAGCTCAATGTTTCACCAACGGTCAAGTATTGTGCACATTGATTAACCGATACCGGCCCGATTTGGTGAATTTAGACGAATTAGAAGGATGTGCGGCAAACGAGAGCAACGAGCATGCCTTTTCCATACTCGAGGATCATTTAG GAATACCTCGTGTAATGTCCGGCCAAGATTCAGTAACGCTGATAGGTGTGGATTCGAAGCAGTGGTTAAACTACCTGGAACAAATATGCGAAGTGTTCCGTGGAGAAATCCCCCACGTTAAGCACCCCAAACTTGACTATGCCGAGTTTAAGCAGAAACAGCAAATCAACAATATGGAAGAGTTTGCAAAACTACGTCGCTTCGCGGCAAATCGTGCGGCCGCCATAAACGAACCCGTTGCAACCGTTGGTAACATCGGATTCACTGGCGCGCGGAAGCCTTCCAGCTACTATCACTCCAACGAAGAAGAGCGTATCAAGCGCAGTCGAAAGGTGCTGGGTGCAGAATCTAGTCCAA TGGCTTCACCACAAACCGATACCACGAAGCGAGCGAAGAAACGTCGTAGTTATGAGAAATTTGGCAATATT GACGTGAATGGTAATCTGACATTGAGAAGTGATGCCAGTAGTACAGGCAACAGCCGCCGTTTCGTTGATCCCAAGTCCGATCAATCGATTCCCCTCACTTCTACGGCTGTTTCGAAAATTCCACTCTTGTTCAAAAACACAAAAGTCTATACCTCCAGTGAGCATGAAACTGCTTCGTACACGAACTTCAGTTccaacagcacctctagtaggACGATGACGAGCACCCCAAAGACTCCCAGCTGCTACTACGACAGTTTCTACCAATATGCTACTCTGTTGATAGCACTGCTACTGATCCCGCTAGTAGTGTATTTCTACTATACTTGCGTTGTTACATTCCagcaatttgtggatagctacaTAGTGGAGCTAATAGATTTAGGTGACTACTACTATGATTGA